The proteins below come from a single Burkholderia sp. FERM BP-3421 genomic window:
- the secY gene encoding preprotein translocase subunit SecY, with protein sequence MANSPSLAKPGRSTAKFGDLRRRAMFLLLALIVYRIGAHIPVPGIDPDELAKLFQSQAGGILGMFNMFSGGALSRFTIFALGIMPYISASIIMQLLAIVSPQLEALKKEGQAGQRKITQYTRVFTVVLATFQAFGIAAALENQPGLVTDPGMVFRLTTVVTLVTGTMFLMWLGEQITERGLGNGISIIIFGGIAAGFPNAVGGLFELVRTGSMSIISAIIIVVLIAAVTYLVVFIERGQRKILVNYAKRQVGNKIYGGQSSHLPLKLNMSGVIPPIFASSIILFPATILSWFSSGERKSWFSDTLHNVAEALKPGQPVYVLLYTLAIVFFCFFYTALVFNSRETADNLKKSGAFVPGIRPGDQTARYIDRILTRLTLAGAIYIVFVCLLPEFLVLRWNVPFYFGGTSLLIIVVVTMDFMAQVQSYVMSQQYESLLKKANFKGGNVPMR encoded by the coding sequence TTGGCTAACAGCCCGAGTCTCGCAAAACCCGGTCGAAGCACGGCGAAGTTCGGCGATCTGCGCCGGCGTGCAATGTTCTTGCTGCTGGCGCTGATCGTCTACCGTATCGGCGCGCATATCCCGGTGCCGGGCATCGATCCTGATGAACTGGCGAAGCTGTTCCAGAGTCAGGCGGGCGGCATCCTGGGCATGTTCAACATGTTCTCGGGTGGCGCGCTGTCCCGCTTCACGATCTTCGCGCTGGGGATCATGCCGTACATCTCGGCGTCGATCATCATGCAGTTGCTGGCGATCGTCTCGCCGCAGCTGGAAGCGCTGAAGAAGGAAGGGCAGGCCGGACAACGGAAGATCACGCAGTACACGCGGGTGTTCACCGTGGTGCTCGCGACCTTCCAGGCATTCGGCATTGCCGCCGCATTGGAGAATCAGCCTGGGCTCGTCACCGATCCCGGCATGGTGTTCCGGCTCACCACGGTGGTTACGCTGGTGACGGGCACGATGTTCCTGATGTGGCTGGGTGAGCAGATCACTGAACGGGGTCTGGGCAACGGCATCTCGATCATCATCTTCGGCGGGATCGCGGCAGGGTTCCCGAATGCCGTGGGTGGTTTGTTCGAGCTGGTGCGTACGGGTTCGATGAGCATCATTTCGGCGATCATCATCGTCGTCCTGATTGCTGCGGTGACTTACCTGGTCGTGTTCATCGAACGCGGTCAGCGCAAGATCCTCGTGAACTACGCGAAGCGCCAGGTCGGCAACAAGATCTACGGCGGGCAGTCGTCGCACCTGCCGCTGAAGTTGAACATGTCGGGCGTGATTCCGCCGATCTTCGCATCGTCGATCATCCTGTTCCCGGCAACGATCCTGAGCTGGTTCAGCTCGGGTGAACGCAAGAGCTGGTTCTCCGACACGCTGCACAACGTGGCGGAAGCACTGAAGCCGGGCCAGCCGGTGTATGTGCTGCTGTACACGCTGGCAATCGTGTTTTTCTGCTTCTTCTACACCGCGCTGGTGTTCAACAGCAGAGAAACCGCGGACAACCTGAAGAAGAGCGGCGCGTTCGTTCCTGGCATTCGCCCGGGCGACCAGACCGCGCGATATATCGACCGCATCCTCACGCGTCTGACGCTGGCCGGTGCGATCTACATCGTCTTCGTGTGTCTGCTGCCGGAATTCCTGGTGCTGCGCTGGAATGTGCCGTTTTATTTTGGTGGAACGTCGCTGCTGATCATTGTCGTCGTCACGATGGACTTCATGGCGCAGGTGCAGTCGTACGTGATGTCGCAACAGTATGAGTCGCTGCTCAAGAAAGCCAATTTCAAGGGCGGCAACGTCCCAATGCGTTGA
- the infA gene encoding translation initiation factor IF-1, producing MAKDDVIQMQGEVIENLPNATFRVKLENGHVVLGHISGKMRMHYIRILPGDKVTVELTPYDLSRARIVFRAK from the coding sequence ATGGCCAAGGACGATGTAATCCAGATGCAGGGAGAGGTGATCGAAAACCTTCCGAATGCGACCTTCCGTGTGAAGCTGGAAAACGGCCATGTCGTATTGGGGCATATCTCCGGGAAGATGCGGATGCACTACATCCGCATCCTGCCGGGCGACAAGGTGACGGTTGAGTTGACGCCTTACGATCTGTCGCGTGCGCGGATCGTGTTCCGGGCGAAGTGA
- the rpmJ gene encoding 50S ribosomal protein L36, translated as MKVMASVKRICRNCKIIKRKGVVRVICSSDPRHKQRQG; from the coding sequence ATGAAAGTGATGGCATCGGTTAAGCGCATTTGCCGCAATTGCAAGATCATCAAGCGCAAGGGCGTGGTCCGCGTGATCTGCAGTTCGGATCCGCGCCACAAGCAGCGTCAAGGCTGA
- the rpsM gene encoding 30S ribosomal protein S13, with protein sequence MARIAGVNIPNHQHTEIGLTAIFGIGRTRARDICVSSGVAFSKKVKDLTDADLEKLREEVGKFVVEGDLRREVTMNIKRLMDLGCYRGVRHRKGLPMRGQRTRTNARTRKGPRRAAQALKK encoded by the coding sequence ATGGCTCGTATTGCAGGGGTTAACATCCCGAATCACCAGCATACCGAAATCGGCCTGACGGCCATCTTCGGTATCGGTCGCACGCGCGCACGCGACATCTGCGTGTCTTCCGGCGTCGCGTTCTCGAAGAAGGTCAAGGACCTGACCGACGCAGACCTCGAAAAGCTGCGTGAAGAAGTGGGCAAGTTTGTCGTCGAAGGCGATCTGCGCCGTGAAGTGACGATGAACATCAAGCGTCTGATGGACCTGGGCTGCTATCGCGGCGTACGTCACCGTAAGGGTCTGCCGATGCGTGGCCAGCGCACCCGCACGAACGCACGTACCCGCAAGGGTCCGCGTCGCGCAGCGCAAGCGCTGAAGAAATAA
- the rpsK gene encoding 30S ribosomal protein S11, with the protein MAKASNSAAQRVRKKVKKNVAEGVVHVHASFNNTIITITDRQGNALAWATSGGQGFKGSRKSTPFAAQVAAESAGRVAMEYGVKNLEVRIKGPGPGRESAVRALHGLGIKITAISDVTPIPHNGCRPPKRRRI; encoded by the coding sequence ATGGCTAAGGCTTCCAACTCGGCGGCGCAACGCGTTCGCAAGAAGGTAAAGAAGAACGTCGCGGAAGGCGTGGTTCACGTCCACGCTTCGTTCAACAACACGATCATCACGATCACCGATCGCCAAGGCAACGCGCTGGCATGGGCGACGTCGGGCGGTCAGGGCTTCAAGGGCTCGCGCAAATCGACGCCGTTCGCCGCTCAGGTTGCAGCCGAGTCGGCCGGTCGCGTGGCGATGGAATATGGCGTGAAGAATCTGGAAGTGCGGATCAAGGGCCCCGGCCCGGGTCGCGAATCGGCAGTGCGCGCACTGCACGGTCTCGGGATCAAGATCACCGCGATTTCGGACGTCACCCCGATTCCGCACAACGGCTGCCGTCCGCCGAAGCGTCGCCGCATCTAA
- the rpsD gene encoding 30S ribosomal protein S4 — MARYTGPKAKLSRREGTDLFLKSARRSLADKCKLDSKPGQHGRISGARTSDYGTQLREKQKVKRIYGVLERQFRRYFAEADRRKGNTGENLLQLLESRLDNVVYRMGFGSTRAEARQLVSHKAITVNGIVSNIPSLQVKAGDVVSIREKSKKQARIVEALSLAEQGGLPSWVAVDAKKFEGTFKQVPERSDIAGDINESLIVELYSR, encoded by the coding sequence GTGGCACGTTATACCGGCCCGAAGGCCAAGTTGTCCCGCCGTGAAGGCACCGATCTCTTCCTGAAGAGCGCCCGCCGCTCGCTCGCCGACAAGTGCAAGCTCGACAGCAAGCCGGGTCAGCACGGCCGCATCTCCGGTGCGCGCACGTCCGACTACGGCACGCAGCTGCGTGAAAAACAGAAGGTCAAGCGCATCTACGGCGTGCTCGAGCGCCAGTTCCGCCGCTACTTCGCCGAAGCCGACCGCCGCAAGGGCAACACGGGTGAAAACCTGCTGCAACTGCTCGAGTCGCGTCTCGACAACGTCGTCTACCGCATGGGCTTCGGCTCGACCCGCGCTGAAGCGCGTCAGCTCGTGAGCCACAAGGCGATCACCGTGAACGGTATCGTCTCGAACATCCCGTCGCTGCAAGTCAAGGCGGGCGATGTGGTGTCGATCCGTGAAAAGTCGAAGAAGCAGGCGCGTATCGTCGAAGCGCTGTCGCTGGCTGAGCAGGGCGGCCTGCCGAGCTGGGTGGCGGTCGATGCGAAGAAGTTCGAAGGCACGTTCAAGCAAGTGCCGGAACGCAGTGATATCGCCGGCGATATCAACGAAAGCCTGATCGTCGAATTGTATTCGCGTTAA
- a CDS encoding DNA-directed RNA polymerase subunit alpha encodes MQTSLLKPKIISVESLGENHAKVVMEPFERGYGHTLGNALRRVLLSSMVGYAPTEVTIAGVVHEYSTLDGVQEDVVNLLLNLKGVVFKLHNRDEVTVTLRKEGEGVVTAGDIELAHDCEVINPNHVIAHLSKGGKLDVQIKIEKGRGYVPGNVRRYGEETAKIIGRIVLDASFSPVRRVSYAVESARVEQRTDLDKLVMNIETSGVITPEEAIRQSARILVDQLSVFAALEGTETTAEAPSRAPQIDPILLRPVDDLELTVRSANCLKAENIYYIGDLIQRTENELLKTPNLGRKSLNEIKEVLASRGLTLGMKLENWPPAGLDK; translated from the coding sequence ATGCAAACCAGTTTGTTGAAACCCAAGATCATCTCCGTGGAATCGCTGGGCGAGAACCATGCGAAAGTGGTCATGGAGCCGTTCGAACGCGGCTACGGCCATACCTTGGGCAATGCGCTCCGTCGCGTGCTGCTGTCGTCGATGGTGGGCTACGCGCCGACCGAAGTGACGATCGCGGGCGTGGTGCACGAGTATTCGACGCTTGACGGTGTGCAAGAGGACGTCGTCAACCTGCTGCTGAACCTGAAGGGCGTGGTGTTCAAGCTGCACAACCGCGACGAAGTCACGGTGACGCTGCGCAAGGAAGGCGAAGGCGTCGTGACCGCGGGCGACATCGAGCTCGCGCACGACTGCGAAGTCATCAACCCGAATCACGTGATCGCGCATCTGTCGAAGGGCGGCAAGCTCGACGTTCAGATCAAGATCGAGAAGGGCCGCGGCTATGTGCCGGGCAACGTGCGCCGCTACGGCGAGGAAACCGCCAAGATCATCGGCCGCATCGTGCTGGACGCGTCGTTCTCGCCGGTTCGCCGCGTGAGCTACGCCGTTGAAAGCGCACGGGTCGAGCAGCGTACCGACCTCGACAAGCTCGTGATGAACATCGAAACGAGCGGCGTGATCACCCCGGAAGAAGCGATCCGCCAGTCGGCCCGCATCCTGGTCGATCAGCTGTCGGTGTTCGCGGCGCTGGAAGGCACGGAAACGACCGCGGAAGCGCCGTCGCGCGCCCCGCAGATCGATCCGATCCTGCTGCGTCCGGTGGACGATCTCGAGCTGACGGTTCGTTCGGCGAACTGCCTGAAGGCCGAGAACATCTACTACATCGGCGACCTGATCCAGCGCACGGAAAACGAGCTGCTGAAGACGCCGAACCTCGGCCGCAAGTCGCTGAACGAGATCAAGGAAGTGCTCGCTTCCCGCGGTCTCACGCTGGGCATGAAGCTCGAAAACTGGCCGCCGGCCGGTCTCGACAAGTAA
- the rplQ gene encoding 50S ribosomal protein L17: MRHRHGLRKLNRTSSHRLAMLRNMSNSLIEHEVIKTTLPKAKELRKVVEPLITLGKKPSLANRRLAFNRLRDRDSVAKLFDVLGPRFANRPGGYLRILKFGFRVGDNAPMALIELLDRPEVDEAENIQEAE; encoded by the coding sequence ATGCGCCATCGTCATGGTCTGCGGAAACTGAACCGCACGAGCAGCCACCGTCTGGCTATGCTCCGTAACATGTCCAACTCGCTGATCGAGCACGAAGTCATCAAGACGACGCTGCCGAAGGCCAAGGAACTCCGCAAGGTCGTCGAGCCGCTGATCACGCTCGGCAAGAAGCCGTCGCTGGCGAACCGCCGCCTCGCGTTCAACCGCCTGCGTGACCGTGATTCGGTCGCGAAGTTGTTCGACGTGCTGGGCCCGCGCTTCGCAAACCGCCCGGGCGGTTACCTGCGCATCCTGAAGTTCGGCTTCCGCGTGGGCGACAACGCGCCGATGGCACTGATCGAACTGCTCGATCGTCCGGAAGTCGACGAAGCGGAAAACATCCAGGAAGCCGAATAA
- the cutA gene encoding divalent-cation tolerance protein CutA, translating to MVVILMLTTVPDAAVAQALAESALAARLAACVSEQGTVRSRYHWQGKIETGEEIQLLFKTSAARALELERHIRAHHPYDTPEILSWQATASDAYGQWVATETQRAFHV from the coding sequence ATGGTCGTGATTCTGATGCTGACGACGGTGCCCGACGCGGCCGTCGCGCAGGCGCTGGCCGAGAGCGCGCTGGCCGCGCGGCTCGCGGCGTGCGTGTCCGAGCAGGGCACGGTGCGCTCGCGCTATCACTGGCAGGGCAAGATCGAGACGGGCGAGGAGATCCAGCTGCTGTTCAAGACCAGCGCGGCCCGCGCGCTGGAACTCGAGCGTCACATCCGAGCTCACCATCCGTACGACACGCCCGAAATCCTCTCCTGGCAGGCAACCGCATCGGACGCCTACGGCCAGTGGGTCGCCACTGAAACCCAACGCGCATTCCATGTCTAA
- the dsbD gene encoding protein-disulfide reductase DsbD gives MSNRLSLRLFRVPRVLFAGFSLFVLLLGFGAAARAADDFLDPAVAFKFSSSEAPGQVDLHYTIADGYYMYRERFVIAVKSGAAALGEPQMPAGHTKFDQTFQKEVETYRGELTIHVPVKQASGPFELSVTSQGCADEGICYPPAEHVVKISGAALGAAGAALTAAAPTTPHADDGSWYERVTSADYAQSLLEGHGFLTIIALYFVAGMVLSLLPCSYPMIPILSAIVIGEGTRATRARGFALSLTYVLGMALVYTALGIAAALVGQSLGAWLQNPWVLGAFGALLTVFALTLIGGIDLALPQRWQDGAAQASNRRSGGRFLAVATMGALSALVVGACMTAPLFAVLAFIAHTGNALLGGAALFAMGLGLGVPLLIIGLGAGTVLPRAGAWMDGVKVFFGVVLLAAALWIVWPVLGAVAQLGLSALWLLVAAAALGLFTPQSGGASVWRRLGRGFGAALAIWAATLLVGLAAGSSDPLRPLAVLAARAPAGAAASAAHEGPAFAAVRSSAELDQVLKQATQPVMLDFYADWCVSCKEMEHLTFTDPRVSARLAQMQLVRADVTANNADDQALLKRFGLFGPPGIIVFRDGKELGRVVGYQAADRFLRSLDRVAASDGSAQTS, from the coding sequence ATGTCTAATCGTCTTTCGCTTCGTCTGTTCCGCGTGCCGCGCGTGCTGTTCGCCGGTTTCTCGCTGTTTGTCCTGCTGCTGGGTTTCGGGGCCGCTGCGCGCGCCGCGGACGATTTCCTCGATCCCGCGGTTGCCTTCAAGTTCAGCTCGAGCGAGGCGCCGGGACAGGTCGACCTCCACTACACGATCGCCGACGGCTATTACATGTACCGCGAGCGCTTCGTGATCGCGGTGAAGAGCGGCGCCGCGGCGCTCGGCGAGCCGCAGATGCCGGCCGGCCATACCAAGTTCGACCAGACCTTCCAGAAGGAGGTCGAGACCTACCGGGGCGAACTGACGATCCACGTGCCCGTGAAGCAGGCGTCGGGGCCGTTCGAGCTGTCGGTCACGTCGCAGGGCTGCGCGGACGAAGGCATCTGTTATCCGCCCGCCGAGCACGTCGTGAAGATCTCGGGGGCGGCGCTGGGCGCGGCCGGCGCGGCGCTGACCGCCGCCGCGCCCACGACGCCGCATGCGGACGACGGCAGCTGGTACGAGCGCGTGACGAGCGCCGACTACGCGCAGTCGCTCCTCGAAGGCCACGGCTTCCTGACGATCATCGCGCTCTACTTCGTCGCCGGGATGGTGCTGAGCCTGCTGCCCTGCTCGTACCCGATGATCCCGATTCTGTCCGCCATCGTCATCGGAGAAGGCACGCGGGCCACTCGCGCACGCGGCTTCGCGTTGTCGCTGACCTACGTGCTCGGCATGGCGCTCGTCTATACGGCGCTCGGCATCGCGGCGGCGCTGGTCGGGCAGAGCCTCGGCGCCTGGCTGCAAAACCCGTGGGTGCTCGGCGCGTTCGGCGCGCTGCTCACCGTTTTCGCGCTGACCCTGATCGGCGGGATCGACCTCGCGCTGCCGCAGCGCTGGCAGGACGGCGCCGCGCAGGCGTCGAACCGTCGCTCGGGCGGGCGTTTCCTGGCGGTGGCGACGATGGGCGCGCTGTCGGCGCTGGTCGTCGGCGCCTGCATGACCGCGCCGCTGTTCGCGGTGCTCGCGTTCATCGCGCATACCGGCAACGCACTTCTCGGCGGCGCAGCGCTGTTTGCGATGGGGCTCGGCCTCGGCGTTCCGCTGCTGATCATCGGGCTCGGCGCCGGCACCGTGCTGCCGCGCGCGGGCGCGTGGATGGACGGCGTCAAGGTGTTCTTCGGCGTGGTGCTGCTCGCGGCCGCGCTGTGGATCGTCTGGCCGGTGCTCGGGGCGGTCGCGCAGCTCGGCCTGAGCGCGTTGTGGCTGTTGGTCGCCGCGGCCGCGCTGGGGTTGTTCACGCCGCAATCGGGCGGTGCGTCGGTGTGGCGGCGTCTCGGGCGCGGCTTCGGCGCGGCGCTCGCGATCTGGGCGGCGACCCTGCTCGTCGGCCTGGCGGCCGGCTCGTCCGACCCGCTGCGCCCGCTCGCGGTGCTGGCCGCGCGGGCGCCGGCCGGCGCCGCCGCCTCGGCGGCGCATGAAGGTCCGGCGTTCGCGGCGGTGCGTTCGAGCGCCGAACTGGATCAGGTGCTGAAGCAGGCGACGCAGCCCGTGATGCTCGATTTCTACGCCGACTGGTGCGTGAGCTGCAAGGAGATGGAGCACCTGACCTTTACCGACCCGCGCGTCTCGGCGCGGCTCGCGCAGATGCAACTGGTGCGCGCGGACGTCACAGCGAACAACGCGGACGACCAGGCGCTGCTCAAGCGCTTCGGCCTGTTCGGGCCGCCGGGGATCATCGTCTTCCGCGACGGCAAGGAACTGGGCCGGGTGGTCGGTTATCAGGCCGCCGATCGCTTCCTGCGCAGCCTCGACCGCGTGGCGGCATCGGACGGCAGCGCGCAGACATCGTAA
- the hemB gene encoding porphobilinogen synthase: MSIHPLHRPRRMRRDDFSRRLMRENLLTTNDLIYPVFVVEGTNQQQPVPSMPGVERVSVDLLMGVAEQCVELGVPVLSLFPAIEPSLKTPDGAEAANPEGLIPRAVRELKQRFPELGVLTDVALDPYTSHGQDGVLDESGYVINDTTIELLMDQARAHAEAGVDIVAPSDMMDGRIGAIREMLESEGHIHTRIMAYSAKYASAFYGPFRDAVGSASNLGKSNKMTYQMDPANSDEALREVRLDIEEGADMVMVKPGMPYLDIVRRVKDEFRFPTYVYQVSGEYAMLKAAAQNGWLDHDKVVLESLLAFKRAGADGVLTYFALDAARLLRAQR, translated from the coding sequence ATGAGCATCCATCCTCTGCATCGCCCGCGCCGCATGCGTCGCGACGACTTCTCGCGTCGCCTGATGCGCGAAAACCTTCTCACCACCAACGACCTGATCTACCCGGTGTTCGTCGTCGAAGGCACGAACCAGCAGCAGCCGGTGCCGTCGATGCCGGGCGTCGAGCGCGTGTCGGTCGACCTGCTGATGGGCGTCGCCGAGCAGTGTGTCGAGCTGGGCGTGCCGGTGCTGTCGCTGTTCCCGGCGATCGAGCCGTCGCTCAAGACGCCGGACGGCGCCGAGGCGGCCAATCCCGAAGGCTTGATCCCGCGCGCGGTGCGCGAGCTGAAGCAGCGCTTCCCCGAGCTGGGCGTGCTGACCGACGTCGCCCTCGATCCGTACACGAGCCACGGCCAGGACGGCGTGCTCGACGAGAGCGGCTACGTGATCAACGACACGACGATCGAACTGTTGATGGACCAGGCGCGCGCGCACGCGGAAGCCGGCGTCGACATCGTCGCGCCGTCGGACATGATGGACGGCCGCATCGGCGCGATCCGCGAGATGCTCGAGAGCGAAGGCCATATCCATACTCGGATCATGGCGTATTCGGCGAAGTACGCGTCCGCGTTCTACGGCCCGTTCCGCGATGCCGTCGGCTCCGCGTCGAATCTCGGCAAGAGCAACAAGATGACCTACCAGATGGACCCGGCCAACAGCGACGAAGCGCTGCGCGAAGTGCGGCTCGACATCGAGGAAGGCGCGGACATGGTGATGGTGAAGCCGGGCATGCCGTATCTCGACATCGTGCGGCGCGTGAAGGACGAATTCCGCTTCCCGACCTACGTGTACCAGGTGAGCGGCGAATACGCGATGCTGAAGGCCGCCGCGCAGAACGGCTGGCTGGACCACGACAAGGTGGTGCTCGAATCGCTGCTCGCGTTCAAGCGCGCCGGCGCGGACGGCGTGCTGACCTACTTCGCGCTCGACGCCGCGCGGCTCCTGCGCGCGCAGCGCTGA
- the yihA gene encoding ribosome biogenesis GTP-binding protein YihA/YsxC: MAFLLHQARFYTTVNHLRDLPPTVQPEIAFAGRSNAGKSTAINILCNQKRLAFASKTPGRTQHINYFSVGPAAEPVANLVDLPGYGYAEVPGAAKAHWEALLSSYLQSRPQLRGMILMMDSRRPLTELDRRMIEWFAPTGKPIHTLLTKCDKLTRQESINALRSTQKELDAYRAAGYEGTLTVQLFSALKRVGLDDAHALIESWLRPSVASEDGDAVAQ; the protein is encoded by the coding sequence ATGGCCTTCCTGCTCCATCAAGCCCGCTTCTACACGACCGTCAACCACCTGCGCGACCTGCCGCCGACGGTGCAGCCGGAGATCGCCTTCGCCGGACGCTCGAACGCGGGCAAGTCCACCGCGATCAACATTCTGTGCAACCAGAAGCGGCTCGCCTTCGCGTCGAAGACGCCCGGGCGCACCCAGCACATCAACTACTTCTCCGTCGGCCCGGCCGCCGAGCCGGTCGCGAACCTCGTCGACCTGCCGGGCTACGGCTACGCGGAAGTGCCGGGGGCCGCGAAGGCCCACTGGGAAGCCCTGCTGTCGAGCTACCTGCAGTCCCGGCCGCAGCTGCGCGGGATGATTCTGATGATGGATTCGCGCCGCCCGCTGACCGAACTCGACCGACGCATGATCGAGTGGTTTGCACCGACCGGCAAGCCGATTCACACGCTGCTGACCAAATGCGACAAATTGACGCGCCAGGAAAGCATCAACGCGCTGCGCTCGACCCAGAAGGAACTCGACGCCTACCGCGCCGCGGGCTACGAAGGCACGCTCACCGTGCAGCTGTTCTCGGCGCTCAAGCGGGTCGGCCTCGACGACGCCCATGCATTGATCGAGAGCTGGCTGCGGCCGTCGGTCGCCAGCGAAGATGGCGACGCTGTAGCACAATGA
- a CDS encoding c-type cytochrome, translating into MNRLCKSLMVLQVAAGFVGFVAEAGAAEAAKPDLDRGKAIASQVCASCHGADGNSATGAFPKLAGQHPEYLVKQLNDFKTQPGAKRPTRNNAVMVGFAAALNEQDMRNVAAYYGSQAAKPGTARNADTVPIGQKIYRGGIAEKGVPACASCHGATGQGIPVQYPRLSGQWADYTAAQLTAFQQGAGARSNNEPMHQIASRLSDSEVKAVADYIAGLR; encoded by the coding sequence ATGAATCGACTGTGCAAGTCTCTGATGGTGCTTCAGGTTGCAGCAGGGTTCGTTGGTTTCGTAGCAGAAGCAGGCGCGGCGGAAGCGGCCAAGCCGGATCTGGATCGCGGCAAGGCGATCGCCTCACAGGTCTGCGCGTCGTGTCACGGTGCGGACGGCAACAGTGCGACGGGCGCGTTCCCGAAGCTCGCCGGCCAGCATCCCGAGTATCTGGTCAAGCAGCTGAACGATTTCAAGACGCAACCCGGCGCGAAGCGGCCCACCCGCAACAACGCCGTGATGGTGGGCTTCGCGGCGGCGCTGAACGAGCAGGACATGCGCAACGTCGCGGCCTACTACGGATCGCAGGCGGCGAAGCCGGGCACCGCGCGCAACGCGGATACCGTGCCGATCGGCCAGAAGATCTATCGCGGGGGCATCGCGGAGAAGGGCGTGCCGGCCTGCGCGAGCTGCCACGGGGCGACGGGGCAGGGGATCCCGGTTCAATATCCCCGCCTGTCGGGGCAGTGGGCGGATTACACCGCCGCCCAGTTGACCGCGTTCCAGCAGGGCGCGGGCGCGCGCAGCAACAACGAGCCGATGCATCAGATCGCCTCGCGCTTGTCGGACAGCGAGGTGAAGGCCGTGGCCGATTACATCGCCGGCCTGCGCTGA